A window of Bos mutus isolate GX-2022 chromosome 3, NWIPB_WYAK_1.1, whole genome shotgun sequence genomic DNA:
CATTTCCTTCCTGGTTTTATGGCACTCAGAGCATCTGGAGCCCAGAATCAGCAAGACGGTGCCCCTGTTGCCACCTTCATGACAAGCCTGGCTCAGGGGGGCCTGCCGCTCACAGATGCCCGTGGATCGTCACAAAATTTCAGAGCTTCCGGGACGTCTTCTGCCTTGTGAGTCTGACATAGTAGAAAAGGCAATCGCCTCAAACCGTCGGGGCCCAGTTTATACAGCCTGACACACTGGAAGCTGTCACCTCAGACTCAGAGGAAGCAAGGCCGTGACAGGGGACTCCTCCCGCGGGCCACGCGCAGAGCCTGTGGGCATCTGTGGTTCTCCACACGTCTCTCCATCCATATGTGGTGTGGGCTTATCCCATATGGAAATGTGTTTGATCTTTAGCGTGATACGTCCTCCTTACCCCCAGAGTCTTCCTCTGCCACTTAGCGTTCTTGCCTTCTAAAGGCGCCCAGCGTGAGTTGCCATGACAGCCGTCTCCTCTGCTTCACCTTAGCGACCAAGCAGAGCTGTAAGCTGGACGTGCGGGAGGCACGTGGTGTACCGCTTTCCCTTCTGTGCACCAGATGAGTTAGTCAATACTTCCCTTGGCAGGATGCCAAAGTCTAATTTGGATCCATGAGAAATGTCTCAGGCCAGGGCTGCCCTCATTGCTTCAGGAAGGAGGGTCAGCCCTCCACCTCGTGTTCATTCTGGCCGAGTAACTGGCAGCTCGAGGTCAGCCAACATCCAGAGGTCAAGGTCCATTCAGTCTCCTGGAAGCAATATCCAGAACGGCAAAGGGTGGGAGAGGAACTAAGCTGAGCTGGTCACTGCCTGAGATTAAGCCAACCAGGACCACTCGGGACCCCTGCACCCTAGTAAGAGTGGAGGCAGACATATTTCTGGAAAGCAAGGGTCAGGGTACCCATCCTTAGCTTACCCAAGGCATAGGGTTtggatttgttgttgctgttatttagttgtgtctgactctttgagaccccatggacgtagcctgccaggctcttctgtccatgaggattctccaggcaagaatactggagtgggcagccatgccctcctctagaggatcttccccacaaagggatggaacccacatctcctgacttagcaggcgggctctttaccactgagccacctggggaccCCAGACTGCTTCTTACAGGCTTACAAAGTGCCTTCAGTTTTAGTCTCTTGTAAGCAGACGACGAGTGCAGGGGAAGGCCCTGACCTGGGTCTGGCTGCCACCGCACTGTGACAGACCTGAACGCCACCATCTGCTCCCAGCGTGTCCTGGGGCCTTGGACATGGGCCGCAGGTGGCCGAGAGgcagcctcctccctccacctaTCCCAGAGCCATGCTGATGATCTCAAACCTCCCTGTTGTCTCAATGAATAAACAAGATACAGATCTCTGGTAAGGCAGCCTGGTGATGAAGCAATCTTTGAGTTTCATGTCTCTAGTCTTACACAGATGTTgagaaaaacaagtttatttGCATTGTGGCTTAGGGCACCCAGAAAAAGCAGGGGAGTTGGGAAGgggcaaaggaaaaagaagataagGATTATTCTGGCAAGAATCTGGACTGAGTACTGACAAGGCATCATTGTTCATTTAACACCCGGCTTTGgggtgtgagggcttccctggtgactgccatgcaggagacccaggttcgatccttgggttgggaggatcccctggaggagggcatggcaacccgctccagtattcttgccaggagaattccatgaaaagaggaaccggccgggctacagtccacagggtcgtaaagagtcagacataactgagtgactaaccctttcacctGGGTTCTGAGGCTGTTACACAGCACTGCCCAGTTCGCTCCAAGGGAAGGGGCACCAGGATCCCCATCCCTGCCCCGAATTTGCCATGGCGTCTTGGTCAGTTCCCTCAACAAGCCTCAGTTCCTCCCTTCATCTGTAAGAAACGGAAAGAACTAGTTCACTGACTCAGAGCCAGCTTGCCCCAGCTAAGTTGGTGAGTTTACAGATTCCTAGACGCTGCCTCAGGTGGGATCTGACAGTTGCAATTTTACCCATGCCTCCCCCCATCTCCATGCTTTGGGGGGCTATTTCTATTCTCTTTCAGCAAATCTGTGACTTAGCTCTTCTCAACTCAGTCTTAAAACTGTCCTACTCTTGTTCTTATCATAGTATTGATCATGTAAATTGTGCAAGGCAAAGCTCTAGAAAAGCCTCCTGAACAAAAGTGCTTTAATGGCTTCCAGAAGAAAGATGTAATAAAAATTGAGAGTgaagggacttccatggtggtccagtggctaagactctgccctcccaatgcagggggccccggtTCAATctatggtcagggaactagatcccacacgctgcaactgaaGACCTCACATGCCACGACAAAGGTCGAAgactgtgtgccacaactgagaccgggtgcagccaaatattttaattatttatgtatttatttattttggctgcagccggtctcagttgcagcatgtgagatctagttctccgatcagggctcaaacccaggttccctgcattgggagctcagagtcttagccactggactgccaggaaatccccaaataaatatttttaaaatattgagagtaaaaaagagagagaaaataataaaatattgaaagtggggcttttctggcagtccagtggttgagagtctaccttgcaatgcaggagacaccagtttggtccctggtccgggaagataccacatgacaccgagcacctaagcccatgcaccacaactgctgagccctcaccacacaactactgaagtccgcgTGCTTTAGAGCtggtgctccgcaacaagagaagccactgcaataagaagcctgagcgccacagccagagaaagcccacgagcagcaaagacccagcatggccaaaaataactaaataaaaactattttaaaaattgagattgaaggggcaggaagaaagggaggaaatgtATTTAGCCCTTAAGTCATGCCATGCAAGATTAACTCACTTTTTTCCTTACATCCAGATCCCGGTAGGCAAGAAACAAATTTTAGCATCGCAATCAGATCCTGAAGATCCCTAAGTCTAAACAGGATCAGATCCCCTCATCCTCTTCCAACAGGTTTGTCACTCTGGTTTACATCCATGGAGACAAATTCAAGTCACAGGAAACTGTAGAAAGACAAATGCAAATTACAGGGGGGAAGTGtatatattatactttttttttttttttttaccataatacctaattgttcagtcgctcagtcatgtccgactctttgcgatcccatggactgcagcacgccaggcttccctgtccttcaccatctcccagagcttgctcaaactcatgtccattgagtcagtgatgccatccaaccatctcatcctctgtcatccctttctctgcctgccttcaatctttcccagaatcagggtcttttccaatgagtcggctctttgcatcatgttgccaaagtattagagattcagcttcagcatcagttctgaatatttaggactgatttcctttaggattgactagtttgatctccttgcagtccaagggactctcaagagtcttctccaatacctctgctcaaaagcatcaatcctgcgctcagccttctttatggtccaactctcatgtccacacatgactactggaaaaaccatggctttgactatacagacctttgtcagcaaagtaatgtctctgctttttaatatgctatctaggtttgtcatagcttttcttccaaggagcaactgtcgtttaatttcatgactgcaatcaccatctgcagtgatttgggagcccaagaaaataaggtctgtcattgtttccattgtatccccatctatttgccatgaagtgatgggaccagatgccatgatcttagttttttgaatgttgagttttaagccaactttttcactctcctctttcatcttcatcaagaggctctttagttcctgttcgcTTTTTgacataagagtggtgtcatctgtgtatctgaggttattgatatttctcctggcaatcttgattccagcttgtgcttcatctagcccgacatttcgcatgatgtactctgaatataagttaaataagcagggtgacaatatacagccttgacacactcctttcccaattttgaaccagtcctttgttccatgtccagttctaactgttgcttcttgacctgcatacaggtttctcaggaggcagagagggtggtctgctattcccatctcttaataaagaattttccacagttttttgtgatctatttcattagcatggtcaatgaagcagaagtagatgtttttctggaattctcttgcttttttgatggtccagcagatgttcggaatttcatctctggttcctctgccttttctaaatccagcttgaacatctggaagttctgggttcaTGTACTAATACCTAATTATAAAGACCCAAATTAAAATCCAGAAATCAATACACCATTTACCTACCCCTTCCTCCCTTTaggtggcgcaagtggtaaagaacacacctaccaatgcaggagacataagaaacacaggttcgatccctgtgtggggaagatcccctggaggaggaaatggcaacccactccagtattcttgcctggagaaccacatggacagaggagcctggtgggctacagtccatagcgtcacccagagtcagacacgactgaggcatcTTAGCGCATGCACATGCTCCTTCCCTTAAATCAAGCCTGGAAAACTCCTCTTCAGCTGCCAAATTCCTGGACAGCTGGCAGCAGAGGGAGTGGAAAGAACTGTTTCCAAGGGACTGGGCTGGAGACCCCTCTTCTTAGttgaatcttccctacccagcttCAGGATTCAATGCAAAGTAAGTTCTCATGTCATAGCCCacctcttttcaaatgagaatgTCAAGATGCATTCCAAGAGCCAATGGAAATCATTCTGGATTCTTTGGTCACCCTGACacttccaccaccaccccacatacacacatggGACATCCTTTTTGTTTCTGGCCAGTGGTTCCTCTGCTGATGAAAATAACAGTATCGTCTCTGCTGGTTCCCAAAACCACAGGAAACCTGTCACGTGAGGCCTAGCGAGGTGTGgcctttttttctcattatgaaGGTAAAGGGCCTGCCAGGGTGTGTCATTAACCCTAGTCCCATATTCTGggagaaaaataagaggaaaactgaAAAAGTGACTTTTTGAAAATCACAGAGACCGCTGAAATTACAATACAGGAAGTTGTTTAAATTCACATCTCTTACAAAATTCTTCAAAAGTCACTGTCTATAAACTTCAtaaattgttttctctttatttttggatTACTTAAAacgtaaaattttaaaacacgaAGGATAAAATAAGTATTATAAACAAAGCTTTATAGACCTGGGGGCAGACCCAGACTCCTAAATCCTACACGTGCACATTGGCTTCAGAtccctccaccctcctctttGTAAAATTCCCCaacttccttttgtttcttttttttttaattggaagctaattactttataatattgtggtgggttttgccatacattgacatgaattaggcatgggtgtacatgtgtcccccatcctgaacccccctcccacctccctccccatcccatccctctgagtcatcccagtgcaccagccctgagcgccctgtctcatgcatcaaacctggactggcgatctgtttcacatatgataatatacatgttcaatgctattctctcaaaccatcacacccttgccttctccttttttcatgtatttaaggGGAAGGACAAGGATGCTCTCAGTTCAGGTTTTCTGGATATCCAGAAGGCCTCCCAGCTTCAGTTACAACTGAGAAGATAATAACCTGTGTGGGATGCCCTCCCTCACCTCTCCCCTCTAGCTCAGCACATCATTTACCTTCCTTACCCCTACTCAGCCCCCTTTCCGCACCTCAGAACTTCACCAAAAGCCGAAAGGCCGCCAAGGAGCCCGTGGGTCCCACGCAATCCCACACAGCACGGCCTCGGCTCCTCCAGGACCTCCTCCTGCCACCAGCTCTCCAGCCTTCCCGTTTCATCACCTTGCTCTCTCCCACTCCCATAGCTTCTGTCACAACACAGTCCCTTTCCAGTCTCCAGCCCCAGCTTTGCTGGATTCAGCTGTCTTCTCTGCTCCCCATTCTCCTGGGCCTGGTTCAagacccttttctccttttcttactATGTCCTTGTACTCAAATCCTACTGATTTCTGACCACACTTCCCCTCTCTTCCTccgtggcttctttttttttttccttggctatgttaggtcttagttatggcacacaggatcttcagctTTAGTTGTGACACGCAGGATATTTTGgcttcggcatgtgggatctagttccctgaccaggggtcgaacccaggccccctgcactggaagcacggagtcttcttggccactggaccaccagggaagtgccccctCGGTGGCTTCTGATTGAAGATTGCCCTCTGATACAGATGTTGATGTAGCcatttttcaaagtctgtgagaaTGGCTGGGGCGATTGCAGGAGGATCCTTGATCACCCCTGGTTTCCCCCAACCCACCCTGTCATCACACTCACTTCAGCGGTCATCTCACGGCCCCATTTCTCACCCTCACCCTATCCTTTGTTCTCACCACCTCCATGCCTGTGCTGACCACATATTTATGTGCCCTGCAGTGCTTAGTCTGCATTCTTCTGCAAactattttgcattccttttttcaGAGAGGCCATTACTTTGATCCCGTACTATTAACTCACAAATTTCCATAttcccctctctgggctgcaGGTTCACTTTTCCTGAGACATTCCGTCACCTCACGCTTAGTGTCTAACAttgatatcatttttatttattcaggaCATTCACTTTACTTTCAAAAGGCATGAAAAATCTTCTTAAATTTCATATAGAATAAGACAGTTCTCCATGGAAAAGCACCAGAAGCAATGGATAGAAGTTACCCAAAGCTTCCTAACAATGGAGTAGAACAGCCGGCACAGGAGTCAGTTGCTGGTCACTGGAATATCCAGCAGTGACTAGGGGGTCACGGGAGTGAGGGAGGCTGCAGAGGGGAATTGGACCCTGGGTGGGAATTTGGAGCAGGTGACCTGGGAATCACCCAAACTCTCAGGATTCTGTATCTTCTGACTGTTGGATACAGAACCACAACGAAATCATGTACAGGGAACAGGGAAATTCAAGGCTCCTGTGacagtgaagttgttcagtcgtgtccaactctttgggaccccatggactgtagcctaccaggttccttcatccatgggattttccaggcaagaatactagagtgggttgccatttccttctccaggagatcttcccaacccagggattgaacctggatctcccacattataggcagacgttttaccatctgagccaccagggacgttcTCAAGGATCCTGAAATGAATTCAATTCAACTGGGCTTTAGTCTGGGTttgaaactgaacaacaacaacaacaaaaaaatggaacTAATTCTCCATTGAGGTGAAGGAATTTACTGAAAGGGCTTCAGGCAAATGACAGTTGTCAGGAAGAGTGAAGGATCATGCAAAATGGCCAGGAACCAGGGACGGGGAGGTGGCATGGAGAGCACGACAGCAGCAGCACCCGCAGGGATGAGGCGCTGGATGACGCAGACACCAAGATGAAGCCTCAACCGTTCCTGCTGGTCTGTGTCCCTTGCTCCAGATTTGGAATCTGATAATGCCTGAGTTTAGGTCACCAGCCTGTGCCATAGCTGACAAGGATCAGAGACAATATCTGCCCTTTAAACCATATAGAGTGGGAACAGAAACTCACCTCTTACTGAAATTCACAGAATGGCAGATCTCCCCAAAGGTGGGGAAAGGGGTTCAGTGAGCTGTGTAGCCAAAAAATGAGATACCCTCTAAGGCGTGAACCCCCTCCCAACCCTACCACTCTTATTCCTGTCAATGGACCATCAGCGTTAAAATTTAAATCATCGATTTCCCCTCCTGCTAACCACATTCCAGATTTAATCAGTCCCCAAGGATTCTGATTCACTCTCTTCAGGGTCTTTAACACTCATCCCTTCTTTCCATCCCACTGCCACCAGTTCACTTAGCTCCCATCATCTCACCACATTCATAAAACCATTGTTCCTCCTGAAACTGAAGTTTGTAGGGTGAAGCATCTCAGCCTCCTAGGGCCTTCTCCCTGTCTCAACACCCAAGAGATGAGTAGGAGAGGTGAGATCTACATAAATAGCTATGGTGAATCTGCATACACCAAGCAAACATGTATCAAGCAGTATGCTATCAGCCTCACTCCCAGTTGGCATTCTCAGACTTCAGGAAGGTACAGCCAGCCTTTGAAGGAGGGATTGGACTTAACATCTATAGATAAAAAGAGAGGATCCCAGGCAGTTGAGCACGATAGCAAAGGCAGAGACAAGAGTTCAGGGCTTGCCTGGGAGTCGCTGAGTCTGACTTTAGGAGGGCATTGGGTCTCAACATTAGTGTGCACTGTTAGATGTGCATATTCCTGGGCTCTGCTCCTGATTCTGTAGGTGTGGGGTTGGGTTTAATAAGCATTCCAGATAACATTAAGGCAACTggttccctgggacttccctgggggtccagcggctaagactccgcactcccaatacaggggccctgggttccatctctgtcaggaactagatcccatatgccacaactaagacctggcacagtcaaataaacaatttttttttaatgaaaggagaTAAGAGGTTCCCTTATGTACATGGAGATCATTAGTAACCTTTTCAAGAGAAGTTAATGTGAGTAAAACTAAAAATACTCTTGAGAAGAAGCCAGATTACAGTGAGCTGAGTGAGTAGGTGAAAGCCCTCCGGATAGAGCAGCTGTTCTCAAATTTTCAGTCTCAAAACCCTTTTGTgctctttaaaaattactgaaaactAAAGTATTTatgtgggatatatatatatagtaatcacatatatatgaaattgagataatatattaatattaattccCTTTTAAATAACCATAACAGACCcattatcatatttttattttaaaataactatgctgctaagtcgcttcagtcgtgtccgactctgtgcgaccccagagacggcagcccaccaggctcccctgttcatgggattctccaggcaagaacactggagtgggttgccatttccttctccaatgcatgaaagtgaaaagtgaaagtcaagtcgctcagtcgcttctgactcctagcaaccccatggactgtagcccaccaggctcctccgtccatgggattttccaggcaagagcactggagtggggtgccattgccttttatatttttaaatttggtgaGAAGAGTGACACTGCCTTATATTTTTGCAAATCTGTTTAATGTCTGTCCTACTAGAAGACAGgttctcatatctgcttctgcGTTCAGCCCATTGTGCTATGTTGTTTTGACTGAAGTACAAGAAGaagtggaaaaggcaatggcactgccctgcaatattcttgcctgagaagtagCACGGACAgtgcagcctggcgggctacagcctatggggttgcaagagtccgaaacgacttagcaactaaaccaccaccaccaccacaagaagAAAATCCAGTCTCACGTAgaaatggggttgcaaaaaaaacTCCCAATTGGAGAATCACTGATATAGAGGCCTCTCCTGAGAAGTTCAACTGTGGAAGGTAGGAAAACAGAGTAGCTGCCAGGGAGGAGAaagacattttctatttttaggatAAGAAGAGACCAGCTGTGatgaaggaggaaaaagggatggtTTCTGAGAGAGGTTGAAACCAGTAAATGAGAGGGTAAAGGAATGACCTAAGCCTAACTCATGGGACTTCTCCAGTGTGCCAGGTGCTGTCACACATTAATGAAGGTCACTCAAACCTTGAAGGggcgtggctcagatggtaaagaggtgaaagtcaaagtcgctcagtcgtgtccgactctttgataccccacgggctgtagccggccactctcctctgtccgtgggattctccaggcaggaatactggagtgagttgccagaaggggatcttcccaacccagggttcgaacccggatctcctccattgcaggatggactctttaccgactgagccgccagggaagctatTATTTCATTTGCTGGATGAAAGAATGACTCCAAAGGAGAAGATAATCCAGTGACGTCTGTCGGGCAGCAGGAGGGCGAGTCTCGAGTCCGCGAGGCATTCTGGGGATTGTAGTTCCGGGCTCGCCGCGGGGGACGCCGGCTCTGCGCTCGGCCGCGCTCTCGTGCTCCGGAAGGACCGAGCGGCCCCGCGGTTGCCATAGCGTCTTAATCCCGCAGCGAGAGGGAGGCAGCCCTGCTAGGCGCCGGCTAGTTTCGGCGGCGACGTGCAGCGGCACAGCGGAAGGAACCCGCGCGGCGGGCCTGGGGAGCCAGGGGCGGAGCGCGAGCGAGCCTGGAACCACGGAGGCGGCGGGAGCGGGGCCAGCGTCTTCCTCCCGGTTGCTGAGCTTAGCTGCTCTTCCCAAGCCCACTCCCACGCTCTGTGAGTAAAGGGTCGTCACCATCCCCACTCTAGGGACTAACAGGCTTGAAGAAGCCAAGTGGCTTTCTCGAGGTCGACCCTCCTAGGAAGTGCCCGAGCCCCGTCCTCGGGCCCAGACCTGCCTCTTTGCAGTCACTGTGCTCCCCGAAACCCTCGTTTGAGCGGATACGCCTGGTGAAACCTGggtggggtcgttaagagtcttCCGGCCCAACTCCTAGCACCTTGtcagtggagtgggtagctagcTTGCCACACTTCATGCCACCCTGCACAGCCCTGTCGGGATCCTGAGTGAAGTCTTAAGGAAAGAAATTCAAACACCTGGCACTCAAGGTCTGAAAATGGGGGATGGATAAGACAGTTACATTAATACAGCATCCGAGCGTGTCGAAAGCAAAGTAAGATACACTCAGTGTGTTGAGAACCTGTTAACCTCACCTGTCGGTttaatagacggggaaacaggtTCAGAGACAGAGTTCAGTGGCCAGAGTGTGGGTGGAGTGGGGATTCCAACCTCCACGTTTCTCTACCTTCAATACCTATGTGCCATATACGCTaccgtttcctttttttttttaacagttgtcTAAATTCCTGGTTACATGGCAGCAGCATCGTGTGGACCAGTCATTCTCAGTGGGCCCTAAACCAGCAATATCAGCATCAGCTGAGAATATGTTAGAAATGCACATTCTTGGGCTCAACCTCAAACGGACTGAGTTAGAAAGGGTGGGGGGGGAATCCTTTAACCCCTCCTGCAGGTGATTCTGAGGCACACTAATGTCTGCGAACTGGTGAAGCGATTCATCTAGGGGTCATGTTAAAATGCAGCTTCTTTCAGTAGATCTGGGGAAAGCCTGGAGATTGTGCATTCCGAAACAATACCTGGGTGATGCTGAAACTGCTGGTCCACAGACCGTACTTTGAGCAGCAAGGGTGTAAACTACACTTTAGAGGAGTGGTTCTCAGACTCCTTGTCTCTGCGTTTAGATGCACATTAGAATTACCTGGGGAGCTTTTACAAAATAGGGTACCTGGGCCCCGCCCCTGACCAAATGAATCAGAACCTCTGGGGTGTGGTGACCAGAAACTCACTGGGTGATTCTCATAATGAGGGTTCAGAACCCTGGGTGTGGGAATTGGAGCTGGGCAACcatggatttgaatcccagcacCTTGGGCCAGTTACTTAACATCTCCTGGCCCAATTTTCCTTGTTTATAAAGTGAGTGTAAGTGATCCTTGGTTTGCAAGGTGTTGTGAGGATTCTATAAGGTGTGTCCATGAAAGCACCTAAGGGCGCTCCGTAGGCATAAAAATTGAGGAGGTGGGCATACTTGGGGAAGTCTGGGCTGGGGATTTTGTGCTAAAAGCTGACATTGGTGAGTTAGCACCCATACTCCCTAGCCTGCTTCAGCTCCCCTGTGTGTGCCCCTCCCAGAGCAAGCGTGGAAGAATGGAGGTGAGCCACTCGGTGAAGGAGCGGACCATCTCCGAGAACAGCCTGATCATCCTGCTGCAGGGCCTCCAGGGCCAAGTCACCACCGTGGACCTGCGGGATGAGAGCGTGGCCCACGGACGCATAGACAACGTTGATGCTTTCATGAACATCCGCCTGGCCCAGGTCACCTACACAGACCGTTGGGGGCATCAGGTGGAGCTGGACGACCTCTTTGTGACAGGCCGGAACGTCCGTTACGTCCACATCCCCGACAACGTGAACATCACCGCGACCATTGAGCAGCAGCTGCAGGTCATCCATCGGGTGCGTTACTTTGGCAGCAAGGGGCAAGGCCGGCAGGAATTTCCCTCCAAAAACTCTTAAGTAAGCCTGTCCCGGTCCCCACTCAGGT
This region includes:
- the LSM10 gene encoding U7 snRNA-associated Sm-like protein LSm10, coding for MEVSHSVKERTISENSLIILLQGLQGQVTTVDLRDESVAHGRIDNVDAFMNIRLAQVTYTDRWGHQVELDDLFVTGRNVRYVHIPDNVNITATIEQQLQVIHRVRYFGSKGQGRQEFPSKNS